A genomic segment from Leptolyngbya boryana PCC 6306 encodes:
- a CDS encoding tetratricopeptide repeat protein: MGREDELVRLQEILRSSSSAAIAVVSGMGGLGKTQLAAKYATENKAKYPGGIYWLNGRASNLAVQIIYKAEFDLHLPGLDAAKERLQESAAIAKWCWDHWLPKEPTLIVVDDVADWAEVRSLMPVESRFRVLVTTRQRDLLPQQHTIALKRLEPEQSRSLLAALEEVGRVEDDRAFADRICAGLGNLPLAIELVGSYLRHDRHLTLSEIWERLRSNGVRDEVLERSPQYEMAAELGVRAAFDLTWETIEPEGKRVARLLSYFGLDWVPWELAERVMQRVEGEEYRFGKWKARLENASLVEFEPERIGDCRLHPLIQSFLRDQPEEEEIRSAFVKEMIAIAKTMPDNPTTKQVNQFKGLELHVQEISKRHIAELEEDDLLWAFVGLARFYEGQALFRDAESQYADCLAVTQRLFEGDLGMVALSLNNLAALYDSQGRLSEAEPLYLQALQMTQRLFEGDHPNIALSLNNLAYLYKAQGRLSEAEPLYLQALQMTQRLFEGDHPDVARSLNNLALLYQTQGRLSEAEPLYLQALQMTQRLFEGDHPDVARSLNNLALLYQTQGRLSEAEPLYLQALDMRKRLFEGDHPDVARSLNNLALLYKAQGQLSEAEPLYLQALDMRKRLFEGDHPDVAKSLNNLAGLYKAQGKLEQAEIYYQQALQLCEKFLGANHPDTQIVRNNLAYLRQQQQSIPPTTSSRSAFRRLLRPLRRFIRFLLGCFGIRSTR, translated from the coding sequence GTGGGACGGGAGGATGAGCTTGTTCGATTGCAGGAGATTTTGCGATCGTCTTCGTCTGCGGCGATCGCGGTTGTGAGCGGAATGGGCGGATTGGGCAAGACGCAATTGGCGGCGAAGTATGCGACGGAGAACAAGGCGAAGTATCCGGGGGGAATCTATTGGCTGAATGGTCGCGCCAGTAATTTAGCGGTTCAGATCATTTACAAGGCAGAATTCGATCTGCATTTACCTGGATTGGATGCGGCGAAAGAGCGATTGCAGGAGTCGGCAGCGATCGCGAAGTGGTGTTGGGATCATTGGTTGCCGAAAGAGCCGACGCTGATTGTGGTAGATGATGTGGCGGACTGGGCAGAGGTACGATCGCTGATGCCTGTGGAGAGCCGCTTTCGGGTGCTGGTGACGACGAGACAGCGCGATCTTTTACCGCAGCAGCATACGATCGCGTTGAAGCGGCTGGAACCGGAGCAGTCGCGATCGCTGTTGGCGGCATTGGAGGAGGTGGGACGGGTTGAGGACGATCGAGCATTTGCTGATCGGATTTGTGCGGGATTGGGCAATTTGCCGCTTGCGATCGAGCTGGTTGGATCTTATTTGCGGCACGATCGACATTTGACGCTCTCGGAGATTTGGGAGCGGTTGAGGTCGAATGGGGTGCGGGACGAGGTGCTTGAGCGATCGCCGCAGTATGAGATGGCGGCGGAGTTGGGGGTGAGAGCGGCGTTTGATTTGACTTGGGAGACGATCGAGCCGGAAGGGAAACGGGTGGCGCGGTTGTTGAGTTATTTCGGGTTGGATTGGGTGCCGTGGGAGTTGGCGGAACGGGTGATGCAACGGGTGGAGGGGGAGGAGTATCGATTTGGGAAATGGAAGGCGCGGCTAGAGAATGCGTCGCTGGTGGAATTTGAGCCGGAGCGCATTGGGGATTGTCGGTTGCATCCATTGATTCAGAGTTTCTTGCGTGATCAGCCGGAGGAGGAGGAGATTCGATCGGCGTTTGTGAAAGAGATGATCGCGATCGCGAAAACAATGCCGGATAACCCGACGACGAAACAGGTGAATCAGTTTAAGGGTCTAGAATTGCACGTTCAAGAAATTTCAAAGCGACACATAGCAGAGTTAGAAGAGGATGATCTGCTATGGGCATTCGTCGGACTCGCACGATTCTATGAAGGACAGGCACTCTTTAGAGATGCAGAATCACAATACGCAGACTGTTTAGCTGTCACCCAACGCCTGTTTGAGGGCGACCTTGGGATGGTCGCCCTCAGCCTCAACAATCTCGCAGCACTCTACGACTCACAAGGACGATTGAGTGAGGCGGAACCCCTCTATCTCCAAGCTCTCCAAATGACACAACGACTCTTTGAGGGCGACCATCCCAATATCGCACTCAGCCTCAACAATCTCGCTTACCTCTACAAAGCACAAGGACGATTGAGTGAGGCGGAACCCCTCTATCTCCAAGCTCTCCAAATGACACAACGACTCTTTGAGGGCGACCATCCCGATGTGGCAAGGAGCCTCAACAATCTCGCATTGCTCTACCAAACACAAGGACGATTGAGTGAGGCGGAACCCCTCTATCTCCAAGCTCTCCAAATGACACAACGACTCTTTGAGGGCGACCATCCCGATGTGGCAAGGAGCCTCAACAATCTCGCATTGCTCTACCAAACACAAGGACGATTGAGTGAGGCGGAACCCCTCTATCTCCAAGCTCTCGATATGCGAAAACGCCTCTTTGAGGGCGACCATCCCGATGTGGCAAGGAGCCTCAACAATCTCGCATTGCTCTACAAAGCACAAGGACAATTGAGTGAGGCGGAACCCCTCTATCTCCAAGCTCTCGATATGCGAAAACGCCTCTTTGAGGGCGACCATCCCGATGTGGCAAAGAGCCTCAACAATCTCGCAGGACTCTACAAAGCACAAGGAAAGCTAGAGCAAGCTGAAATCTACTACCAGCAAGCCCTCCAACTCTGCGAGAAATTCTTAGGAGCCAATCACCCCGACACCCAAATCGTCCGCAACAATCTCGCCTACCTTCGCCAGCAACAGCAATCCATCCCCCCGACAACTTCCTCACGCTCTGCCTTCCGTCGCCTCTTGCGTCCCCTGCGCCGATTCATTCGCTTTCTGCTGGGTTGCTTTGGGATTCGATCGACTCGGTAG
- the secG gene encoding preprotein translocase subunit SecG, with protein MSENSSMYLQCSYNEKRVDRIGFVEMTLIAVLKIIWMVSAVGTIILVLLHSPKGDGLGGLGGQAQLFTSTKSAETTLNRLTWLLMTICMGITVVLSAGWLGR; from the coding sequence ATGTCCGAAAATTCTTCAATGTATCTGCAATGTTCATATAATGAGAAACGAGTCGATCGTATTGGATTTGTTGAGATGACGCTAATTGCAGTGCTGAAGATAATTTGGATGGTTTCTGCGGTAGGAACAATTATTCTGGTGCTGCTGCATAGCCCGAAAGGGGATGGTTTGGGCGGTTTGGGCGGTCAAGCGCAACTGTTTACCAGTACCAAAAGTGCAGAGACGACGCTGAATCGTCTGACCTGGTTATTAATGACGATTTGTATGGGAATCACGGTGGTTCTCAGTGCCGGATGGCTCGGTCGTTAA
- a CDS encoding PCP reductase family protein — MEWTAEAEAKLKEIPFFVRPAARKKIEKLAQEMGATQITVEIYDRAKQQFGN, encoded by the coding sequence ATGGAATGGACAGCCGAAGCAGAAGCAAAACTCAAAGAAATCCCCTTCTTCGTGCGACCCGCAGCCCGCAAGAAAATCGAAAAACTTGCTCAAGAAATGGGAGCAACTCAAATTACCGTCGAAATCTACGATCGAGCTAAACAACAGTTCGGCAACTAA
- a CDS encoding esterase/lipase family protein, whose protein sequence is MPLPTVILPGYLAGAIDYREMQQTLIDLGIPAVTVPLVKRDWLPTLGGRSVLPILDKLDRTVQEIRQTYNTEKINLIGHSAGGWISRIYLGAKAYDIHGRVSDRVYSWQAHQFVSTLITLGTPQTSYERWTLKNLNFVNLTYPGAFYPEVKYVCIAGKSIFGVRRVGSWLAYSSYQLTGGRGDTWGDGITPIEAAHLEGAENLTYENVSHSPRSRGKWYGSAEIVQQWATYLN, encoded by the coding sequence ATGCCTTTACCGACTGTAATTTTGCCAGGCTATCTTGCAGGCGCGATCGACTATCGCGAAATGCAGCAAACTCTCATTGACCTGGGAATTCCAGCCGTAACCGTTCCTTTGGTGAAGCGGGACTGGCTGCCAACCTTGGGCGGTCGATCTGTGTTACCGATTTTAGACAAGCTTGATCGCACTGTTCAAGAAATTCGGCAGACTTACAATACCGAGAAAATTAATCTCATTGGGCATTCTGCAGGCGGATGGATTTCTCGCATCTACTTAGGCGCAAAAGCTTACGACATTCACGGCAGGGTTAGCGATCGCGTTTATAGCTGGCAGGCACATCAATTTGTTTCAACCTTAATCACATTAGGCACACCACAAACAAGCTATGAACGCTGGACATTGAAGAATTTGAACTTTGTCAATCTGACGTATCCAGGTGCGTTTTACCCAGAAGTCAAATATGTCTGTATTGCAGGCAAGTCGATTTTTGGAGTGCGGCGGGTTGGAAGTTGGCTAGCTTATAGCAGCTATCAATTGACAGGAGGCAGAGGGGATACTTGGGGGGATGGAATTACCCCGATCGAAGCCGCCCACTTAGAAGGAGCAGAGAATCTGACTTATGAAAACGTCAGTCATTCTCCACGATCGAGAGGCAAGTGGTATGGCTCTGCTGAGATTGTCCAACAATGGGCAACCTATCTCAATTAA
- a CDS encoding glycosyltransferase family 4 protein — MLFWADCGSPFFLFMAHHVFVFLEILSCEGGIQSYVKDILQAYSQLESANADIFLLRDGADVENPFVSEHMRFHYCKMDSAKLGRAKLAIALFTHLLKHRPSRVFCGHIHLAPLVELLCKPLGIPYTVLTYGKEVWEPLPSRKQKALQNADRIWTISRYSRDRTCAANGIDRDQVDFLFCAVDGNVFRPQAKAPELVQRYHLENHQVLMTVARLWSGDPYKGVDVTIRALPDILKSCPDAKYLVIGRGDDQPRLQKLAEELGVSDRVVFAGFVPSEELPKHYCLADAYVMPSQEGFGIVYLEAMACGVPVLSGNADGSADPLQDGRFGWQVPYRDPVEVAIACIEILKGEDQRCNGHWLREQSLSIFDKPAFTQRLKALL; from the coding sequence ATGCTCTTCTGGGCGGACTGCGGTTCGCCCTTTTTCCTGTTTATGGCTCACCACGTTTTTGTCTTTCTGGAAATTCTCTCGTGCGAAGGTGGGATTCAGTCTTACGTCAAGGATATTTTGCAAGCCTATTCGCAGTTAGAAAGCGCGAACGCTGATATTTTTCTCCTACGAGATGGTGCTGACGTTGAGAATCCATTTGTGTCTGAACACATGCGATTTCACTATTGCAAAATGGATTCCGCCAAACTCGGACGTGCCAAACTGGCGATCGCACTTTTCACCCATCTCCTCAAGCATCGTCCTAGCCGCGTCTTTTGTGGACATATTCACCTCGCGCCACTGGTCGAACTGCTCTGCAAACCGTTGGGTATTCCCTATACCGTTTTGACTTATGGAAAAGAGGTGTGGGAGCCATTACCGAGCCGCAAACAAAAAGCGCTACAAAATGCCGATCGCATTTGGACAATCAGTCGATATTCGCGCGATCGCACCTGTGCAGCGAATGGGATTGATCGCGATCAGGTCGATTTTCTCTTCTGTGCAGTCGATGGCAACGTATTTCGTCCCCAAGCCAAAGCGCCGGAGTTAGTCCAGCGTTACCACCTTGAAAATCATCAAGTGTTGATGACGGTTGCCCGCTTGTGGTCAGGCGATCCCTACAAAGGTGTTGATGTCACTATTCGTGCGCTGCCCGATATCCTCAAATCTTGCCCCGATGCGAAATATTTAGTGATTGGGCGCGGTGATGATCAGCCCAGATTACAAAAACTTGCCGAAGAATTGGGAGTCAGCGATCGCGTTGTGTTTGCGGGGTTTGTTCCCTCTGAGGAATTGCCAAAGCATTATTGTTTAGCAGATGCGTATGTGATGCCTTCACAAGAAGGATTTGGCATTGTGTATTTAGAAGCAATGGCTTGCGGGGTTCCAGTACTGTCTGGCAATGCGGATGGCTCTGCCGATCCCTTACAGGATGGACGGTTTGGCTGGCAAGTCCCGTATCGCGATCCGGTTGAAGTCGCGATCGCTTGCATCGAGATTTTAAAGGGCGAAGACCAGCGCTGTAATGGACACTGGCTCCGAGAACAAAGCCTATCGATTTTCGACAAACCTGCCTTTACTCAACGTCTAAAGGCACTGCTATAA
- a CDS encoding glycosyltransferase, which yields MFWLEILLTIPVLGSMVFYLACAYFTLQFFSKSHSIASSEDPVSVLVPICGLDEGAFENWSSLCTQDYPTYEVLFGVVDETDPAVPVLYRLKETYSDRVQVFVGLPPRGINFKDSTLSYLLEQTQYETLIFADSDIRVAPDYIRTVTAPLAQVDVITCGYIAHHPQSLTSAIASLGRCCDFIPSTLIARTLDRGLKFAIGVTIATRKSTLVNFGGLQLNRIGSDYNLGKRAAQAGYTVELSHLILESDTGKESLWDLFQRELRWSRTIRFNRGSIYYSMIFCYGTILSLLLLLVSKFAAWAIVLTGLVYVIRYTQATIAAFSMDASGLLRWLWVLPFRDALSLVIWAIGGFGREAYWRGRKLRIEGDGIIQQID from the coding sequence ATGTTCTGGCTCGAAATTTTATTAACTATCCCAGTGCTAGGTTCAATGGTCTTTTACCTCGCCTGTGCCTACTTCACACTGCAATTTTTCTCAAAATCTCACTCGATCGCATCTTCCGAAGATCCTGTCTCTGTCTTGGTTCCGATTTGCGGTCTCGACGAAGGTGCATTTGAAAACTGGTCATCTCTCTGTACGCAAGACTATCCGACCTACGAAGTCTTATTCGGTGTTGTCGATGAAACCGATCCAGCCGTCCCTGTGCTCTATCGCCTCAAAGAAACCTACTCGGATCGGGTTCAAGTCTTCGTCGGACTTCCCCCACGCGGAATTAACTTCAAAGACAGTACCCTCAGCTACCTTTTAGAACAGACCCAATACGAAACTCTCATCTTTGCGGACAGCGATATCCGAGTCGCTCCAGACTATATTCGCACTGTCACTGCTCCACTCGCTCAAGTTGACGTCATCACCTGTGGCTATATCGCGCATCATCCTCAGTCTTTAACTTCCGCGATCGCGTCTCTGGGGCGCTGCTGTGACTTCATCCCGAGTACTTTAATTGCCCGTACTCTCGATCGAGGATTAAAATTTGCGATTGGCGTGACGATTGCGACTCGAAAATCTACTCTCGTCAACTTTGGCGGACTCCAACTCAACCGCATCGGCTCAGACTATAACCTCGGTAAACGGGCTGCTCAAGCTGGTTACACCGTCGAACTTTCCCACCTGATTCTCGAATCCGATACAGGAAAAGAAAGCCTTTGGGATCTCTTTCAGCGAGAATTACGTTGGTCAAGAACGATCCGCTTCAACCGAGGTAGCATTTATTACAGTATGATCTTTTGCTACGGAACAATATTGTCTCTGCTGTTGCTTTTAGTGTCGAAATTTGCAGCTTGGGCAATCGTGCTGACTGGGTTAGTCTATGTGATTCGTTATACTCAAGCAACGATCGCAGCATTCAGCATGGATGCCTCTGGGCTATTGCGTTGGTTATGGGTTCTGCCATTTCGAGATGCATTGAGTTTGGTAATTTGGGCAATCGGTGGATTTGGGCGAGAAGCCTACTGGCGTGGGCGAAAACTGCGTATTGAAGGAGATGGAATCATTCAGCAAATTGACTAA
- a CDS encoding L,D-transpeptidase yields MQRKKLWCGVALLTCATILMPQPSFSAPPAIESAPETQPQTQPMRLEIRLKQKRVTVYRGDTKVKSYPIAVGRAGWETPAGTYKIRQMIRNPAWIHPLEGYTIPGGDPDNPLGRYWIGFWTDGKNWIGFHGTPNPESVGTAASHGCIRMYNRDVEELFGKVRVGTEVVVKN; encoded by the coding sequence ATGCAGCGAAAAAAACTCTGGTGTGGGGTCGCTCTGCTGACCTGTGCAACGATTCTGATGCCGCAACCTAGTTTCTCGGCTCCACCTGCGATTGAGTCCGCCCCAGAAACTCAGCCGCAAACTCAACCGATGCGATTAGAAATTCGGTTGAAGCAGAAACGAGTGACGGTTTATCGCGGCGATACCAAAGTGAAAAGTTATCCGATCGCCGTTGGGCGCGCAGGATGGGAAACGCCCGCTGGAACTTATAAAATTCGCCAAATGATTCGGAACCCAGCTTGGATTCATCCTTTAGAGGGCTACACCATTCCGGGAGGCGACCCTGACAATCCGCTCGGGCGATACTGGATTGGATTCTGGACAGACGGCAAGAATTGGATTGGCTTTCATGGCACACCGAATCCAGAATCCGTGGGAACAGCGGCTTCACATGGCTGCATCCGTATGTACAACCGAGATGTTGAAGAACTCTTTGGCAAAGTTCGAGTAGGGACAGAAGTTGTCGTGAAGAACTGA
- a CDS encoding DUF2470 domain-containing protein: MSESVSEAFSPAISDRICGHMNKDHGDAVLVYAQYFGKISDATAAEMKSIDAKGMDLSAQVNGETVPVRVNFDRTLKDAKEAHVILVEMLKRVRPSD; the protein is encoded by the coding sequence ATGTCTGAGTCAGTCAGTGAAGCCTTTTCGCCTGCGATTAGCGATCGCATCTGCGGTCATATGAATAAAGATCACGGTGATGCAGTCTTAGTTTACGCCCAGTATTTCGGCAAAATCAGCGACGCAACTGCTGCTGAGATGAAATCTATTGACGCGAAAGGCATGGATCTTTCAGCACAGGTAAATGGAGAGACGGTTCCGGTACGTGTGAATTTCGATCGCACCTTAAAGGATGCAAAAGAAGCGCATGTGATCCTCGTAGAAATGCTGAAACGAGTCCGCCCCAGCGACTAA
- a CDS encoding transglutaminase-like domain-containing protein, with translation MLDSGTSTPHSNPQAASEWSARSIRPIGAYALQGLATWHNQLVTMDAIRGYLLQVNPLSDNTTILNSYHTELFIEATGFAVWEDTIWFAKGKEVYSCEFGQFEPQLFTVLPYEADGIGIWESTVYITSQKLGYILIYERQTKRKITQFPLPGVGITNLTVRDEELWLCDRTEETVYCLDRATGEQKFSMLTPFENPTAIAFLNSTLYVSYAGEEAYIRDNPNADPNLELTYRDRTFIHPLHFRHYPDERYTLSTGYLVEMSYVEELLPLDDVELTDLEWRIALPTETHRQKIRSVEAIGIPFTEDIQDGQRVAVFQFPRLKSQERQIFGWKAVLEVRGIKYQFSFEDVEQSPELPPEFRDRYLVDDDELAMDKPAIQQAAKEAIGTETNVLRKMLKIRNYVYDRLSYGIKPHIDSPDVVLDRGVGSCGEYVGVLLALSRLNGIACRTVGRYKCPPFADRQNVPLEPDYNHVWIEFYLPGYGWLPMESNPDDIVERGPYPTRFFMGLPWYHAEIGKGISFESLRSQGIPIGDLMDLSIGDLALNHIRFTILGELPPP, from the coding sequence ATGCTCGACTCTGGTACTTCAACTCCGCATTCCAACCCCCAAGCCGCTTCAGAGTGGTCTGCTCGATCAATCCGACCGATCGGGGCTTATGCGCTGCAAGGTTTAGCGACTTGGCACAATCAACTTGTGACGATGGATGCGATCCGAGGCTATTTGCTTCAGGTCAATCCCCTCAGTGACAATACAACAATTCTCAATTCCTATCACACCGAGCTATTTATCGAAGCAACAGGCTTTGCGGTCTGGGAGGATACGATTTGGTTTGCGAAAGGCAAAGAGGTTTATTCCTGTGAGTTTGGACAGTTTGAGCCGCAGTTGTTCACTGTTCTACCTTATGAAGCCGATGGAATCGGCATTTGGGAGTCAACAGTTTATATTACGAGTCAAAAACTGGGATATATTCTGATCTACGAACGTCAAACGAAACGCAAGATTACCCAATTTCCGTTGCCTGGCGTTGGAATTACAAATTTGACGGTGAGAGATGAAGAGCTTTGGCTATGCGATCGCACCGAAGAAACGGTTTATTGTCTTGATCGCGCAACGGGTGAACAGAAGTTCAGTATGCTCACTCCGTTTGAGAATCCAACTGCGATCGCGTTCTTGAATTCAACGCTGTATGTTTCCTATGCAGGTGAAGAAGCTTACATTCGTGACAATCCGAATGCTGACCCGAATTTAGAGCTGACCTATCGCGATCGAACGTTCATTCATCCCTTACATTTTCGCCATTATCCAGACGAGCGCTACACGTTATCGACTGGATATTTGGTGGAAATGTCGTACGTTGAGGAACTCCTTCCCCTCGATGACGTGGAATTAACCGATCTAGAATGGCGAATTGCATTGCCAACGGAAACGCATCGTCAAAAGATTCGCAGCGTTGAAGCGATCGGGATTCCGTTTACCGAAGATATCCAAGACGGACAAAGAGTTGCAGTCTTTCAATTTCCGAGACTCAAATCTCAGGAGCGGCAGATTTTCGGCTGGAAAGCGGTGCTAGAAGTTCGAGGTATTAAGTATCAGTTTTCGTTTGAGGATGTTGAACAGTCGCCAGAGCTTCCGCCAGAATTTCGCGATCGCTATTTAGTCGATGATGATGAATTGGCAATGGATAAGCCAGCCATTCAACAAGCTGCAAAAGAAGCGATCGGAACGGAGACCAATGTATTACGTAAAATGCTGAAGATTCGGAATTACGTTTACGATCGATTGTCTTACGGTATTAAGCCTCATATTGATTCTCCTGATGTCGTTCTTGATCGCGGAGTTGGTTCTTGCGGTGAATACGTGGGCGTGTTGCTAGCATTATCTCGTCTGAATGGAATTGCTTGCCGAACGGTTGGACGGTATAAATGTCCGCCTTTTGCCGATCGCCAAAATGTCCCGCTTGAACCTGACTACAACCATGTGTGGATTGAGTTCTATCTGCCTGGATATGGGTGGCTACCGATGGAGTCAAATCCGGATGACATTGTTGAGCGTGGACCTTATCCGACTCGATTTTTCATGGGGCTACCCTGGTATCACGCTGAGATTGGTAAAGGCATTTCTTTTGAATCGCTGAGAAGTCAAGGAATCCCGATTGGTGATTTGATGGATTTATCGATTGGGGATTTAGCATTAAATCATATTCGATTCACAATCTTGGGAGAATTGCCTCCGCCATAA
- a CDS encoding Npun_F5749 family FMN-dependent PPOX-type flavoprotein, with protein sequence MPLAPWRSLIARALHRNRALPNARYVQLATVRPDGKPANRTIVFRGFLEETDQLKFVTDDRSEKPQQIEHCPWGEVCWYFPNTREQFRIAGELKLIDRANSDEKLQKARQQAWQDMSDSARIQFAWAHPGLPRAAAETFSPPIPNQPEPLPQFCLLLLEPLSVDHLELRGDPQNRHQYHLHQGNWSMEAVNP encoded by the coding sequence ATGCCCCTAGCTCCTTGGCGTTCTCTGATTGCTCGTGCGCTGCATCGAAATCGCGCTCTGCCTAATGCCCGGTATGTCCAACTGGCAACGGTTCGTCCAGATGGCAAGCCCGCAAATCGCACTATTGTCTTCCGAGGCTTTTTAGAAGAGACGGATCAGCTTAAATTCGTCACAGACGATCGCAGTGAGAAACCTCAGCAAATCGAGCATTGCCCTTGGGGAGAGGTGTGCTGGTATTTTCCGAATACTCGTGAACAGTTTCGGATTGCAGGAGAGTTGAAGCTCATCGATCGCGCAAATTCAGATGAGAAGCTCCAAAAAGCAAGACAGCAAGCATGGCAAGACATGTCAGACAGTGCCAGAATTCAATTCGCCTGGGCACATCCAGGACTCCCTCGCGCTGCCGCAGAGACATTCTCGCCGCCTATCCCAAATCAGCCGGAACCTTTGCCGCAGTTTTGCTTACTCTTACTTGAGCCGCTTTCTGTAGATCACTTAGAACTCAGAGGCGACCCGCAGAATCGACATCAATATCACTTGCATCAAGGTAATTGGAGCATGGAAGCAGTGAATCCTTGA